ATCCAGGTTTCCGCCATTGTCGTTATCATCCTCTTCAAGCGACATTTCCTCACGGGTGTACAAGCCACCCAATGGGAATTGGCGACGAAGCACAAAGACCTCAGCAATTTTCTGGATCATCGCGGAAGGCATCTTATCCCACACATTTTTATTGCCGTATCGGTTATTCAACTCCCCAGAGTTGGCTTGAAAATATTCCTGGAAGTCGACAAACACGGCTACGGGTCTGAATCGCTTGTGATGCATGACTGCGTAAGCACCAAGTATCTGACCACGCTTTTGACCAAACTCATGCCGTACGCTGCCTTCGGACGGGATGAATTCGAATTTATCCCCTTCACGTACGACATTTGCAACGGGCGGCCCGACATACCCATCTTGGGTTGTTGCAACACGTAGTAGGCCGTCCCTCGTAGTGATGAAGCTAGTCACGGGACCGTTTTTAGTTTCATAGCGCTGGAACACGATATCACCTAGCAAAGGATTCAGTCCGAAGGTTTCACACACTTCAATGAAGTGATTCGCCTCCTCTTGAGTTCCATTTGTCGGCTGAACAAACCTGCTCCAAATCAACGACTTCTGCTCGTTTGTAAACGACAAAACTTTTTCCATTTCAACCATCTCCTTTTAAAGTTTTAGAAATAAAAAAGCCGATATCACCCGGAAGGGATCAATCGACTTTTAAGAATCCTATGCAACAGAAAACGAAATTTGTTTTGTTTTCACGTCATTTTATTAAAACACTCCTTTCATCATTTAAAATCAAAAAAGGCCGATGTCATCCTAATGGAATCTATCGGCTTTTCAATATATTTTACGCTTAAATGCGTAAGCATCTTGCGTGTACAACAATTTTGTGACGGAAACGTCTGCCTATCATTTCACTCAAGAGATTACAAATGAAAATACATAAGCTGAATTTTTTTATCGAATTTCCTTTTAAATGAAAAAAGGTGTTTCGACTTCCACCAAGAAAATGGTGACATAAGAATTAATGAATTATATACATAATATTCAATTCAATAAGATTTCGCAAGTTAATTAAAAACTCTATTGATAGTGATCTTGTATTCAGAGAAATTACTGAATGGGCTTTGAACAGCTAAACTAGTTTCTATTATCTCTCTTGATAATTCTGCAATAAGAACTTTTCTTCTTTTGTGAAGCTTGCAATTTTATGGCTTTCTATATTAAGTTTTATAATTTCCATCTGCTCTTCATTCTCAATTTTATCTCTGTTAAGAGTTAAAATATATTGAAAATCTAATTGATTTTTTTCCTGATTTTCAAGGAAGTTTAAACTTTGCACAAGGGTATCTTGATCAACATCAAATATATTATCATGTACTAAAAAGCCCGGGTGCCTTTTCCTTGTGTACTCATTAAACATTAATGCCATATCATAAATAAACACTTTTGTTCTATTCACACTGTGACTACCATCATCAAAAATTCTCATCTCAATTTCAATTGTTTTCTTGGTTGTTTTTTTATTAACGGTGTCAATAGAAAAGGAGCATTCCTTATTTCCCATAATGAACTCATGAATATTAAGTAATGTGGAAAGAAAGCTTTTTTGAATTTGACTTTTATTTTCAATTGTATTGTCTAATTCTAAAATCTCTTCCGACTTTTTCAAATACAGAGCTTTCTTTTCCTTTTCAGCGCTCTCAAAGTCATTATAAGATGCTTTGAGTTTTGAAAACTCATTAAGTTTATTATTATAAACTTTTAAACTAACTTTCAAATCCTTTAAAATACCTTTTTGATCAATAACCTTTAATTTTTCCGAATATTGGTCGTCAAGTTTACTTATATCGTCTGAGGTTTGCTCTAATTGTGCTTGTAATTCAGAGGCTCTTTGATATATAAGGGCTCTTTGAAAACTTTCAACCTTTGTTTTAAAATTGATTGCTTGGTCTAAGGATTTTACGATTAAATCTCCTAATCCTTCTTTAAATTGATTATAAATCATCTCAATTTCTTCATTTTCAATCACTTCAGGTTTTGGAAGTTTTTTTATTTTATTATATTCGTACTTTATTGCCATTTGCCTCTTTCTAAGAGTATCTAGTAAGTCTTCAATCCTTATAAGGTCTTTCTCAATTGAATTAAATGCTTCATTGCTTTTGAAACTTTCTATCGCTTCACTTATTTTATTTAATTCATCATCCAGGGAATTTAATTCCGCTCTTACTTCGGCTATTTTTTTCTTATTTCCTTCAGTAACTATCTTTTTCGCATTAGTAGAGACCTTTTTAATTTCTTCTATTCTTTTAACTGTTACTTGTGTTTTATTATAAGCATCAAGTGTGATATGCAATAAAAATAAATGAGGTATATAGTCAATTGGGATTTTTTTAG
The sequence above is drawn from the Sporosarcina luteola genome and encodes:
- a CDS encoding DUF2326 domain-containing protein, producing the protein MDRQVNRIRMKKLYSEPEMFNPIIFHDGVNIILGEKSDSKTINGRKTNGVGKSLSIEFLNFCLLKKINESRVSLIPSEVFGENVNIKLDIDIGPNQLTIIRSIKDQDKPIILNDGKSIKFETLDDALFYLKNLVYVNLDIEQVPSFRSLISPLIRDERSEFKNILESFDVTKKIPIDYIPHLFLLHITLDAYNKTQVTVKRIEEIKKVSTNAKKIVTEGNKKKIAEVRAELNSLDDELNKISEAIESFKSNEAFNSIEKDLIRIEDLLDTLRKRQMAIKYEYNKIKKLPKPEVIENEEIEMIYNQFKEGLGDLIVKSLDQAINFKTKVESFQRALIYQRASELQAQLEQTSDDISKLDDQYSEKLKVIDQKGILKDLKVSLKVYNNKLNEFSKLKASYNDFESAEKEKKALYLKKSEEILELDNTIENKSQIQKSFLSTLLNIHEFIMGNKECSFSIDTVNKKTTKKTIEIEMRIFDDGSHSVNRTKVFIYDMALMFNEYTRKRHPGFLVHDNIFDVDQDTLVQSLNFLENQEKNQLDFQYILTLNRDKIENEEQMEIIKLNIESHKIASFTKEEKFLLQNYQER